A single window of Girardinichthys multiradiatus isolate DD_20200921_A chromosome 15, DD_fGirMul_XY1, whole genome shotgun sequence DNA harbors:
- the cep170bb gene encoding centrosomal protein of 170 kDa protein B isoform X6, with protein sequence MSVTSWFLVSSSGTRHRLPREMIFVGREDCELMLQSRSVDKQHAVINYNPTTDEHLVKDLGSLNGTFVNDLRIPDQTYITLKLSDIIRFGYDSHVYVLEKSQHKVPEEALKHEKYSSQLQMSLKAAEGKKSDEEEGQRGDKTTTTKSVTQETPVSRPTPLYGQPSWWGEEDYGSKIQSSDEPHSEVQKDVLSIHPDFSGPLSDSQPKTVFTSYHREPSYFEIPTKDFQHQKTSEAELHEIPTKDTDVPHAAPCPPTSTPPVVQSHASFTIEFDDCMPGKIKIKDHVTKFSTRQRKGQTPPAKTATTAAPAEMMSSQSKVVDWLVHSDVSMMKKHPPCEDVYSTKSDLAMNIKTLKGHHHEDGTQSDSEDPVLKSRSKSHHSVQSEQSETSQQTVQPSQQPVQTQKLHHLLQYSPPRQAAASAVAPERPLSQSPPQPPSPPETFKQGPSEHLTQQAFIIEFFDDNPRKKRSQSFTHNPAHSDSYSTLKAKMERRKGGERPASMHGHIPPTQQVTVPLKGQVHSGPQRSSSLKREKTEGEAASSGSSSRSSSGIIIRPFGSVGKKSMLAQEFAAEFLKDSGQKDSTPTRDKVSPPPISAPPVMVSPPQAQIPSPLEPPALSSVSYPSSPLQPPVSSKPFKSPSGSSQVAPLVHPSGPHMSPMLSLGVCGGDPKVSQRMVRNEEDDSLSDAGTYTIETESQDKEVEEARNMIDQVFGVLDSPEYSGATTGVYRPVIHEGKDEHHNLPGDGSSVDLLHGFIPAAVSAPPTGPMQVQAQAADLEGTKWVSRWASLADSYADPGSTPPQVECLEDLRYLSHSVGSYSYDTSESETSHSSRTRRLLPQVPPDKVESVPPSILIQHESYQGHTSLDRVYSPPCSQDSTQCLAVQDDVDPDSLSDASRSEDGPALINAKRIDIRAGNPSPAAPGYQFKVQEKVSPTIKSTFFYIGAEDYSGKPEQARSPVHGERTRDPPAKTPPTTVLIRHLGGHEPRRTGVKPNNSAPNLQTQDKDSVPTKDSNIVRQESFTKARPSDTIQMKKLPHISSHPSIRDMEQSTQETQPFLQETEGTLSSLDTKLPSSGSGRSSKKGGSSTHMDDSLSGESDVDTASTVSQVSSKNIPVSSTSKKRPAISSLQKEKSSSSPSIQEKGRQLSARERLSEKRRTQTPADAPSKAEATRRFQMRRSTGNRGSLDLSEGQQGTGLNWTESTSSDHEITRPSSRTKKMIAPLQKEDNGKTPKSATQQVLTRSNSLSAPRPTRASMLRRARLGEASDNEGTETDRASQNSDHISAPPKVSAEGKKLSRLDILAMPRKRTGSFTTPSDNESSTTRSGFSSRNNEPAATARKTSVGDARQAAGKGGGTPVKQTLTRTRSSGAKYLSSGSRRKQKGSDFSSSSEEEYESNTGSSKAKRSSHSTTAGQTPRSRRSAASKSKSVSLETEDDEDQNDVDPYQNWSTHSAEIAKLSQDLAKDLAILAKEIHDVAGDGDSPSSGMGTTTSPTSLPNTPASTISAREEVILDNLMLNPVSQLSQAIRENTEQLAEKMKVLFQNKADVWEEIEAKINTENEVPILKTSNKEITSILKELRRVQRQLEVINTIVEPAGSLQAAAIGTSSLTQMRQTSKEKKFITKPRASNANESTKRPPRGSDGSHYMN encoded by the exons ATGAGTGTGACATCATGGTTTCTGGTGAGCAGCTCGGGCACTCGGCACCGCCTCCCGCGGGAGATGATCTTTGTGGGTCGCGAGGACTGCGAACTCATGCTGCAG tCACGCAGCGTGGACAAACAGCACGCTGTCATCAACTACAACCCGACAACCGATGAACACCTTGTGAAAGACCTGGGCAGCCTGAACGGG ACGTTTGTGAACGACCTGCGGATCCCTGACCAGACCTACATCACCCTCAAACTGTCCGACATCATCCGCTTTGGATACG ATTCTCATGTCTACGTTCTGGAGAAAAGTCAACACAAAGTCCCAGAGGAGGCGCTGAAG CACGAAAAGTACAGTAGTCAGCTGCAGATGAGTCTGAAGGCTGCAGAGGGGAAGAAGAGTGATGAAGAAGAGGGGCAGCGAGGCGACAAGACGACAACGACAAAAAGCGTCACACAAG AGACTCCTGTGAGTCGGCCCACTCCTCTGTATGGTCAGCCGTCCTGGTGGGGAGAGGAAGACTATGGGAGTAAAATCCAAAGCAGCGATGAGCCTCATTCAG AAGTACAGAAAGATGTTCTGTCTATACATCCAGATTTTTCTGGACCTCTCTCAGACTCCCAACCAAAGACCGTCTTCACTTCCTATCATCGTGAGCCCAGCTACTTCGAGATTCCCACCAAGGATTTCCAGCACCAGAAAACCTCAGAGGCGGAGCTCCATGAGATCCCCACCAAGGATACAGACGTTCCCCATGCCGCACCCTGCCCTCCCACCTCGACCCCACCCGTTGTCCAGAGCCACGCCTCGTTCACCATCGAATTTGACGACTGCATGCCTGGCAAGATCAAGATCAAAGACCACGTCACCAAGTTCTCCACTCGCCAGAGGAAGGGTCAGACGCCCCCCGCCAAGACTGCCACCACCGCCGCACCTGCAGAGATGATGTCGTCGCAGAGCAAAGTGGTCGATTGGCTGGTCCACAGTGATGTCAGCATGATGAAGAAGCATCCGCCATGTGAGGATGTCTACAGCACCAAGAGTGACCTCGCCATGAACATTAAGACTCTTAAAG GTCACCACCATGAAGATGGAACCCAGAGCGACTCTGAAGACCCGGTTTTGAAATCCAGAAGTAAATCCCACCACTCTGTCCAATCAGAGCAGTCTGAGACATCACAGCAGACAGTCCAGCCAAGTCAGCAGCCTGTTCAAACACAGAAGCTCCACCATCTGCTGCAGTACTCTCCACCCAGACAGGCTGCTGCGTCAGCTGTGGCCCCTGAACGGCCCCTGTCCCAGAGCCCTCCCCAGCCACCGTCCCCCCCAGAAACGTTCAAACAGGGACCCTCTGAGCACCTCACCCAGCAGGCCTTTATCATCGAGTTCTTTGATGACAACCCGCGCAAAAAGCGCTCACAGTCCTTCACCCACAACCCTGCTCATAGCGATTCTTACTCCACCCTCAAGGCCAAGATGGAGCGACGGAAAGGAGGCGAGAGGCCAGCATCCATGCATGGACACATCCCTCCCACCCAGCAGGTGACAGTTCCCTTAAAGGGTCAGGTCCACAGTGGCCCTCAGAGGTCAAGCTCTCTTAAGCGGGAGAAGACAGAAGGGGAGGCAGCTTCATCAGGTTCCTCCTCTCGCTCTTCATCGGGCATCATCATCAGACCTTTTGGCAGTGTTGGGAAGAAGTCAATGCTTGCCCAAGAGTTTGCAGCAGAATTCCTGAAGGACTCTGGTCAGAAGGATTCTACCCCAACTAGAGACAAAGTTTCACCTCCTCCGATTTCTGCACCACCAGTGATGGTTTCGCCCCCTCAAGCCCAGATCCCATCCCCACTAGAACCTCCAGCACTTTCTTCAGTTTCCTACCCCTCATCCCCATTACAACCTCCAGTATCCTCAAAGCCCTTCAAATCGCCCAGTGGTTCATCTCAGGTGGCCCCTCTGGTCCATCCATCTGGACCACACATGTCCCCCATGTTGTCCTTGGGAGTTTGTGGGGGAGACCCCAAGGTTTCCCAAAGGATGGTGAGAAACGAGGAGGATGACAGCCTGAGTGATGCTGGGACATACACCATCGAGACAGAATCCCAAGACAAAGAGGTGGAGGAGGCTCGCAACATGATTGATCAG GTGTTTGGTGTCCTTGACTCTCCAGAGTACAGTGGTGCGACCACAGGGGTTTATAGACCTGTCATACATGAAGGCAAGGATGAGCACCATAATCTGCCTGGTGATGGTAGCAGTGTGGACCTATTGCATGGCTTTATCCCAGCAGCTGTCAGTGCCCCCCCAACAGGTCCCATGCAG GTTCAGGCTCAGGCAGCTGATCTCGAAGGAACTAAATGGGTTTCTCGGTGGGCCAGTCTAGCGGACAGCTATGCCGATCCTGGTTCTACTCCTCCTCAAGTGGAATGTCTCGAAG ATTTGCGCTACCTGAGCCATTCAGTGGGAAGTTACAGCTACGACACATCTGAGTCAGAGACGAGCCACAGCTCCAGGACCAGAAGGCTGCTGCCTCAGGTTCCTCCAGACAAGGTGGAAAGTGTCCCTCCAAGCATCCTGATTCAGCATGAATCCTACCAAGGCCATACATCTCTGGATAGAGTTTATAGTCCTCCCTGCTCACAAGACTCCACCCAGTGCTTAGCTGTTCAGGACGACGTGGACCCAGACAGCCTGAGTGATGCCAGTCGGTCTGAGGATGGACCTGCTCTAATTAATGCAAAGAGAATTGATATTAGGGCCGGAAACCCGTCCCCAGCTGCCCCGGGTTATCAGTTTAAAGTTCAGGAGAAAGTTTCTCCGACAATTAAATCCACCTTCTTCTACATTGGTGCTGAGGATTATTCAGGCAAGCCTGAACAGGCCCGAAGCCCTGTACATGGTGAGAGGACTCGAGACCCTCCTGCTAAAACTCCTCCTACGACAGTCTTGATCCGACACTTGGGTGGACATGAACCCAGAAGGACCGGTGTTAAACCCAACAACTCTGCTCCAAACCTTCAAACACAAGACAAAGATTCTGTTCCTACAAAAGACAGCAACATTGTCCGTCAAGAAAGTTTCACCAAAGCCCGGCCCAGTGACACCATCCAGATGAAGAAGCTTCCACACATCTCCAGCCACCCTTCCATTAGAGATATGGAACAGAGTACCCAGGAAACACAGCCCTTTCTCCAGGAGACAGAGGGAACCCTGTCCTCTCTGGACACCAAGCTTCCCTCTTCTGGCTCAGGCCGTAGCTCAAAGAAGGGGGGCTCCTCCACCCACATGGATGACTCTCTCTCTGGTGAGTCAGATGTGGATACAGCAAGCACCGTGAGTCAGGTGAGTAGCAAAAATATTCCTGTTAGCTCCACTTCTAAAAAGCGACCTGCCATAAGCAGCCTTCAGAAAGAGAAGTCGTCTTCTAGCCCATCAATCCAAGAAAAGGGACGACAACTAAGTGCCCGAGAACGTCTTTCTGAGAAACGGCGCACCCAAACCCCAGCTGATGCACCAAGCAAGGCAGAGGCAACAAGGCGCTTCCAGATGCGGCGCAGTACAGGAAACCGTGGTTCTCTGGACTTGTCTGAAGGACAACAAGGTACTGGACTTAACTGGACTGAGTCTACTTCATCTGATCATGAAATTACCCGTCCGTCCAGTCGTACCAAGAAAATGATTGCCCCTCTACAGAAAGAAGACAATGGAAAGACTCCTAAGTCAGCAACTCAACAGGTTTTAACCCGTTCCAACAGCCTGTCAGCACCAAGGCCAACCCGAGCGTCCATGCTTCGACGTGCCCGCCTCGGTGAGGCCTCAGACAATGAGGGGACAGAGACTGATCGGGCCTCCCAGAATTCTGATCATATTTCCGCCCCTCCCAAAGTCTCTGCTGAGGGTAAGAAGCTGTCCAGGCTGGACATTTTGGCGATGCCCAGGAAGAGAACTGGCTCATTTACGACACCCAGTGACAACGAGTCCTCCACGACTCGTTCTGGTTTCTCTAGTCGCAACAATGAGCCTGCCGCCACAGCAAGGAAGACATCTGTTGGCGATGCTCGCCAGGCAGCCGGTAAAGGGGGCGGGACTCCAGTAAAGCAAACGCTAACTCGTACCCGTTCAAGCGGAGCCAAGTACCTCAGCAGTG GATCGCGTCGCAAACAGAAGGGTTCAGACttctcatcttcctctgaggAAGAATACGAGTCAAACACTGGCTCCTCCAAAGCTAAACGGTCTTCCCATTCAACTACTGCTGGCCAAACACCGCGCAGCCGGAGATCAGCCGCCAGTAAAAGCAAGTCTGTCTCACTGGAGACGGAGGACGACGAGGACCAAAATGACGTTGACCCATACCAGAACTGGTCCACTCACAGTGCTGAGATTGCCAA GCTCAGTCAAGACCTGGCTAAAGATCTGGCCATCCTGGCAAAGGAGATCCATGATGTTGCCGGGGATGGGGATTCTCCCAGCTCTGGAATGGGCACCACCACCTCACCTACCTCACTCCCTAACACGCCAGCCTCCACCATCTCTGCCCGGGAGGAG GTGATCCTGGACAACCTGATGCTGAACCCGGTTTCTCAGCTGTCTCAGGCCATCCGGGAGAACACCGAGCAGCTGGCAGAGAAGATGAA GGTTTTGTTCCAGAACAAAGCAGATGTCTGGGAAGAAATTGAGGCGAAGATCAACACTGAGAATGAAGTCCCTATCTTGAAAACCTCCAACAAG GAAATTACCTCCATTTTGAAGGAGCTGAGACGAGTTCAAAGGCAACTGGAAg TCATCAACACCATCGTGGAGCCTGCTGGGAGTCTTCAGGCGGCAGCCATCGGAACATCATCTCTGACTCAAATGCGCCAAACGTCAAAGGAGAAAAAATTCATTACCAAACCCCGAGCCTCCAATGCCAACGAAAGCACCAAGCGACCGCCACGTGGGTCTGATGGGTCCCACTACATGAACTGA
- the cep170bb gene encoding centrosomal protein of 170 kDa protein B isoform X4 produces MSVTSWFLVSSSGTRHRLPREMIFVGREDCELMLQSRSVDKQHAVINYNPTTDEHLVKDLGSLNGTFVNDLRIPDQTYITLKLSDIIRFGYDSHVYVLEKSQHKVPEEALKHEKYSSQLQMSLKAAEGKKSDEEEGQRGDKTTTTKSVTQETPVSRPTPLYGQPSWWGEEDYGSKIQSSDEPHSEVQKDVLSIHPDFSGPLSDSQPKTVFTSYHREPSYFEIPTKDFQHQKTSEAELHEIPTKDTDVPHAAPCPPTSTPPVVQSHASFTIEFDDCMPGKIKIKDHVTKFSTRQRKGQTPPAKTATTAAPAEMMSSQSKVVDWLVHSDVSMMKKHPPCEDVYSTKSDLAMNIKTLKGHHHEDGTQSDSEDPVLKSRSKSHHSVQSEQSETSQQTVQPSQQPVQTQKLHHLLQYSPPRQAAASAVAPERPLSQSPPQPPSPPETFKQGPSEHLTQQAFIIEFFDDNPRKKRSQSFTHNPAHSDSYSTLKAKMERRKGGERPASMHGHIPPTQQVTVPLKGQVHSGPQRSSSLKREKTEGEAASSGSSSRSSSGIIIRPFGSVGKKSMLAQEFAAEFLKDSGQKDSTPTRDKVSPPPISAPPVMVSPPQAQIPSPLEPPALSSVSYPSSPLQPPVSSKPFKSPSGSSQVAPLVHPSGPHMSPMLSLGVCGGDPKVSQRMVRNEEDDSLSDAGTYTIETESQDKEVEEARNMIDQVFGVLDSPEYSGATTGVYRPVIHEGKDEHHNLPGDGSSVDLLHGFIPAAVSAPPTGPMQVQAQAADLEGTKWVSRWASLADSYADPGSTPPQVECLEDLRYLSHSVGSYSYDTSESETSHSSRTRRLLPQVPPDKVESVPPSILIQHESYQGHTSLDRVYSPPCSQDSTQCLAVQDDVDPDSLSDASRSEDGPALINAKRIDIRAGNPSPAAPGYQFKVQEKVSPTIKSTFFYIGAEDYSGKPEQARSPVHGERTRDPPAKTPPTTVLIRHLGGHEPRRTGVKPNNSAPNLQTQDKDSVPTKDSNIVRQESFTKARPSDTIQMKKLPHISSHPSIRDMEQSTQETQPFLQETEGTLSSLDTKLPSSGSGRSSKKGGSSTHMDDSLSGESDVDTASTVSQVSSKNIPVSSTSKKRPAISSLQKEKSSSSPSIQEKGRQLSARERLSEKRRTQTPADAPSKAEATRRFQMRRSTGNRGSLDLSEGQQGTGLNWTESTSSDHEITRPSSRTKKMIAPLQKEDNGKTPKSATQQVLTRSNSLSAPRPTRASMLRRARLGEASDNEGTETDRASQNSDHISAPPKVSAEGKKLSRLDILAMPRKRTGSFTTPSDNESSTTRSGFSSRNNEPAATARKTSVGDARQAAGKGGGTPVKQTLTRTRSSGAKYLSSGSRRKQKGSDFSSSSEEEYESNTGSSKAKRSSHSTTAGQTPRSRRSAASKSKSVSLETEDDEDQNDVDPYQNWSTHSAEIAKLSQDLAKDLAILAKEIHDVAGDGDSPSSGMGTTTSPTSLPNTPASTISAREELVHRIPEASLNYQKVPPGSAAILDLDANMNEPEPTSLQRRPWNREEVILDNLMLNPVSQLSQAIRENTEQLAEKMKVLFQNKADVWEEIEAKINTENEVPILKTSNKEITSILKELRRVQRQLEVINTIVEPAGSLQAAAIGTSSLTQMRQTSKEKKFITKPRASNANESTKRPPRGSDGSHYMN; encoded by the exons ATGAGTGTGACATCATGGTTTCTGGTGAGCAGCTCGGGCACTCGGCACCGCCTCCCGCGGGAGATGATCTTTGTGGGTCGCGAGGACTGCGAACTCATGCTGCAG tCACGCAGCGTGGACAAACAGCACGCTGTCATCAACTACAACCCGACAACCGATGAACACCTTGTGAAAGACCTGGGCAGCCTGAACGGG ACGTTTGTGAACGACCTGCGGATCCCTGACCAGACCTACATCACCCTCAAACTGTCCGACATCATCCGCTTTGGATACG ATTCTCATGTCTACGTTCTGGAGAAAAGTCAACACAAAGTCCCAGAGGAGGCGCTGAAG CACGAAAAGTACAGTAGTCAGCTGCAGATGAGTCTGAAGGCTGCAGAGGGGAAGAAGAGTGATGAAGAAGAGGGGCAGCGAGGCGACAAGACGACAACGACAAAAAGCGTCACACAAG AGACTCCTGTGAGTCGGCCCACTCCTCTGTATGGTCAGCCGTCCTGGTGGGGAGAGGAAGACTATGGGAGTAAAATCCAAAGCAGCGATGAGCCTCATTCAG AAGTACAGAAAGATGTTCTGTCTATACATCCAGATTTTTCTGGACCTCTCTCAGACTCCCAACCAAAGACCGTCTTCACTTCCTATCATCGTGAGCCCAGCTACTTCGAGATTCCCACCAAGGATTTCCAGCACCAGAAAACCTCAGAGGCGGAGCTCCATGAGATCCCCACCAAGGATACAGACGTTCCCCATGCCGCACCCTGCCCTCCCACCTCGACCCCACCCGTTGTCCAGAGCCACGCCTCGTTCACCATCGAATTTGACGACTGCATGCCTGGCAAGATCAAGATCAAAGACCACGTCACCAAGTTCTCCACTCGCCAGAGGAAGGGTCAGACGCCCCCCGCCAAGACTGCCACCACCGCCGCACCTGCAGAGATGATGTCGTCGCAGAGCAAAGTGGTCGATTGGCTGGTCCACAGTGATGTCAGCATGATGAAGAAGCATCCGCCATGTGAGGATGTCTACAGCACCAAGAGTGACCTCGCCATGAACATTAAGACTCTTAAAG GTCACCACCATGAAGATGGAACCCAGAGCGACTCTGAAGACCCGGTTTTGAAATCCAGAAGTAAATCCCACCACTCTGTCCAATCAGAGCAGTCTGAGACATCACAGCAGACAGTCCAGCCAAGTCAGCAGCCTGTTCAAACACAGAAGCTCCACCATCTGCTGCAGTACTCTCCACCCAGACAGGCTGCTGCGTCAGCTGTGGCCCCTGAACGGCCCCTGTCCCAGAGCCCTCCCCAGCCACCGTCCCCCCCAGAAACGTTCAAACAGGGACCCTCTGAGCACCTCACCCAGCAGGCCTTTATCATCGAGTTCTTTGATGACAACCCGCGCAAAAAGCGCTCACAGTCCTTCACCCACAACCCTGCTCATAGCGATTCTTACTCCACCCTCAAGGCCAAGATGGAGCGACGGAAAGGAGGCGAGAGGCCAGCATCCATGCATGGACACATCCCTCCCACCCAGCAGGTGACAGTTCCCTTAAAGGGTCAGGTCCACAGTGGCCCTCAGAGGTCAAGCTCTCTTAAGCGGGAGAAGACAGAAGGGGAGGCAGCTTCATCAGGTTCCTCCTCTCGCTCTTCATCGGGCATCATCATCAGACCTTTTGGCAGTGTTGGGAAGAAGTCAATGCTTGCCCAAGAGTTTGCAGCAGAATTCCTGAAGGACTCTGGTCAGAAGGATTCTACCCCAACTAGAGACAAAGTTTCACCTCCTCCGATTTCTGCACCACCAGTGATGGTTTCGCCCCCTCAAGCCCAGATCCCATCCCCACTAGAACCTCCAGCACTTTCTTCAGTTTCCTACCCCTCATCCCCATTACAACCTCCAGTATCCTCAAAGCCCTTCAAATCGCCCAGTGGTTCATCTCAGGTGGCCCCTCTGGTCCATCCATCTGGACCACACATGTCCCCCATGTTGTCCTTGGGAGTTTGTGGGGGAGACCCCAAGGTTTCCCAAAGGATGGTGAGAAACGAGGAGGATGACAGCCTGAGTGATGCTGGGACATACACCATCGAGACAGAATCCCAAGACAAAGAGGTGGAGGAGGCTCGCAACATGATTGATCAG GTGTTTGGTGTCCTTGACTCTCCAGAGTACAGTGGTGCGACCACAGGGGTTTATAGACCTGTCATACATGAAGGCAAGGATGAGCACCATAATCTGCCTGGTGATGGTAGCAGTGTGGACCTATTGCATGGCTTTATCCCAGCAGCTGTCAGTGCCCCCCCAACAGGTCCCATGCAG GTTCAGGCTCAGGCAGCTGATCTCGAAGGAACTAAATGGGTTTCTCGGTGGGCCAGTCTAGCGGACAGCTATGCCGATCCTGGTTCTACTCCTCCTCAAGTGGAATGTCTCGAAG ATTTGCGCTACCTGAGCCATTCAGTGGGAAGTTACAGCTACGACACATCTGAGTCAGAGACGAGCCACAGCTCCAGGACCAGAAGGCTGCTGCCTCAGGTTCCTCCAGACAAGGTGGAAAGTGTCCCTCCAAGCATCCTGATTCAGCATGAATCCTACCAAGGCCATACATCTCTGGATAGAGTTTATAGTCCTCCCTGCTCACAAGACTCCACCCAGTGCTTAGCTGTTCAGGACGACGTGGACCCAGACAGCCTGAGTGATGCCAGTCGGTCTGAGGATGGACCTGCTCTAATTAATGCAAAGAGAATTGATATTAGGGCCGGAAACCCGTCCCCAGCTGCCCCGGGTTATCAGTTTAAAGTTCAGGAGAAAGTTTCTCCGACAATTAAATCCACCTTCTTCTACATTGGTGCTGAGGATTATTCAGGCAAGCCTGAACAGGCCCGAAGCCCTGTACATGGTGAGAGGACTCGAGACCCTCCTGCTAAAACTCCTCCTACGACAGTCTTGATCCGACACTTGGGTGGACATGAACCCAGAAGGACCGGTGTTAAACCCAACAACTCTGCTCCAAACCTTCAAACACAAGACAAAGATTCTGTTCCTACAAAAGACAGCAACATTGTCCGTCAAGAAAGTTTCACCAAAGCCCGGCCCAGTGACACCATCCAGATGAAGAAGCTTCCACACATCTCCAGCCACCCTTCCATTAGAGATATGGAACAGAGTACCCAGGAAACACAGCCCTTTCTCCAGGAGACAGAGGGAACCCTGTCCTCTCTGGACACCAAGCTTCCCTCTTCTGGCTCAGGCCGTAGCTCAAAGAAGGGGGGCTCCTCCACCCACATGGATGACTCTCTCTCTGGTGAGTCAGATGTGGATACAGCAAGCACCGTGAGTCAGGTGAGTAGCAAAAATATTCCTGTTAGCTCCACTTCTAAAAAGCGACCTGCCATAAGCAGCCTTCAGAAAGAGAAGTCGTCTTCTAGCCCATCAATCCAAGAAAAGGGACGACAACTAAGTGCCCGAGAACGTCTTTCTGAGAAACGGCGCACCCAAACCCCAGCTGATGCACCAAGCAAGGCAGAGGCAACAAGGCGCTTCCAGATGCGGCGCAGTACAGGAAACCGTGGTTCTCTGGACTTGTCTGAAGGACAACAAGGTACTGGACTTAACTGGACTGAGTCTACTTCATCTGATCATGAAATTACCCGTCCGTCCAGTCGTACCAAGAAAATGATTGCCCCTCTACAGAAAGAAGACAATGGAAAGACTCCTAAGTCAGCAACTCAACAGGTTTTAACCCGTTCCAACAGCCTGTCAGCACCAAGGCCAACCCGAGCGTCCATGCTTCGACGTGCCCGCCTCGGTGAGGCCTCAGACAATGAGGGGACAGAGACTGATCGGGCCTCCCAGAATTCTGATCATATTTCCGCCCCTCCCAAAGTCTCTGCTGAGGGTAAGAAGCTGTCCAGGCTGGACATTTTGGCGATGCCCAGGAAGAGAACTGGCTCATTTACGACACCCAGTGACAACGAGTCCTCCACGACTCGTTCTGGTTTCTCTAGTCGCAACAATGAGCCTGCCGCCACAGCAAGGAAGACATCTGTTGGCGATGCTCGCCAGGCAGCCGGTAAAGGGGGCGGGACTCCAGTAAAGCAAACGCTAACTCGTACCCGTTCAAGCGGAGCCAAGTACCTCAGCAGTG GATCGCGTCGCAAACAGAAGGGTTCAGACttctcatcttcctctgaggAAGAATACGAGTCAAACACTGGCTCCTCCAAAGCTAAACGGTCTTCCCATTCAACTACTGCTGGCCAAACACCGCGCAGCCGGAGATCAGCCGCCAGTAAAAGCAAGTCTGTCTCACTGGAGACGGAGGACGACGAGGACCAAAATGACGTTGACCCATACCAGAACTGGTCCACTCACAGTGCTGAGATTGCCAA GCTCAGTCAAGACCTGGCTAAAGATCTGGCCATCCTGGCAAAGGAGATCCATGATGTTGCCGGGGATGGGGATTCTCCCAGCTCTGGAATGGGCACCACCACCTCACCTACCTCACTCCCTAACACGCCAGCCTCCACCATCTCTGCCCGGGAGGAG CTGGTCCATCGTATTCCTGAGGCCAGCTTAAACTACCAGAAGGTTCCTCCAGGTTCTGCTGCCATCTTGGACCTGGACGCAAATATGAATGAGCCAGAGCCCACTTCTTTGCAACGCCGTCCGTGGAACCGCGAAGAG GTGATCCTGGACAACCTGATGCTGAACCCGGTTTCTCAGCTGTCTCAGGCCATCCGGGAGAACACCGAGCAGCTGGCAGAGAAGATGAA GGTTTTGTTCCAGAACAAAGCAGATGTCTGGGAAGAAATTGAGGCGAAGATCAACACTGAGAATGAAGTCCCTATCTTGAAAACCTCCAACAAG GAAATTACCTCCATTTTGAAGGAGCTGAGACGAGTTCAAAGGCAACTGGAAg TCATCAACACCATCGTGGAGCCTGCTGGGAGTCTTCAGGCGGCAGCCATCGGAACATCATCTCTGACTCAAATGCGCCAAACGTCAAAGGAGAAAAAATTCATTACCAAACCCCGAGCCTCCAATGCCAACGAAAGCACCAAGCGACCGCCACGTGGGTCTGATGGGTCCCACTACATGAACTGA